In Mucilaginibacter celer, one DNA window encodes the following:
- a CDS encoding glycosyltransferase family 9 protein, whose translation MEQVKYRFYPGTSSKAINKIKLIDRILAFFFRRRLKALPQCPIQEITIVQLAHIGDLFLMLPAIKALKSVSNYKVNLLVNSQNLAIARQLDFIDHVTVADAPYFARGKTVSYLDFIRQLRKVSTHLIFDIRGDLRNIFFIKIFTRHRLFAGYNVGGGGPLLDLVFQYNHGAHITTLFNPLFNYLKIPLPDFAKHWVSDSMPYVAVDEVFPPEFIVVHLGTGAQARKWPMANFIKTIRDISFIIPVYVLGTSQDITVQEHALLKTIPNVISCVGRYSITESVYIVKRSSLFLGLDSGFTHIAALLGRRVVVLFSGTVNSQVWSPFSVYKSQVTLIKKTVSCDWGTGCGKLECDDNICMKQIKPGEVVKILTQMLLTPKFN comes from the coding sequence ATGGAACAAGTAAAATACCGGTTTTATCCGGGCACTTCTTCAAAGGCTATCAATAAAATAAAGTTGATAGATAGGATCCTGGCATTTTTTTTTAGGCGAAGGTTAAAAGCGTTACCTCAATGCCCGATTCAGGAAATAACCATAGTACAGCTTGCCCACATCGGCGATCTGTTCCTGATGCTGCCTGCCATTAAAGCACTCAAAAGTGTTTCTAATTATAAGGTTAATTTATTGGTAAACAGTCAAAATCTCGCTATAGCCCGGCAGCTTGATTTTATAGATCATGTAACTGTGGCCGATGCGCCGTATTTTGCGAGAGGTAAAACGGTCTCATACCTCGATTTTATAAGGCAATTGAGAAAGGTCTCCACTCACCTGATATTTGATATCCGGGGCGATCTGCGTAATATATTCTTTATTAAAATCTTCACCCGGCATCGCTTATTTGCAGGTTATAATGTGGGAGGGGGAGGGCCGTTGTTAGATCTTGTATTTCAATACAATCATGGTGCGCACATCACAACTTTATTCAACCCGCTTTTTAACTACCTTAAAATACCTTTGCCTGATTTTGCTAAGCATTGGGTAAGTGATTCCATGCCATACGTGGCAGTCGATGAAGTTTTTCCGCCGGAATTTATTGTTGTGCATTTGGGTACAGGCGCACAGGCCCGGAAGTGGCCGATGGCTAATTTTATCAAAACCATACGCGATATATCTTTCATTATACCGGTTTACGTGCTTGGCACAAGCCAGGATATTACCGTACAGGAACATGCCTTACTGAAAACTATCCCCAATGTAATATCATGTGTTGGCCGGTATTCAATAACAGAGTCTGTATATATCGTAAAACGAAGCTCGCTGTTTTTAGGCCTCGATTCGGGTTTTACTCACATTGCCGCATTACTGGGGCGGAGAGTAGTGGTTTTATTTAGCGGAACGGTAAACAGCCAGGTATGGAGCCCGTTTAGTGTTTACAAATCTCAGGTAACGCTTATAAAAAAAACAGTTAGCTGTGACTGGGGTACCGGATGCGGCAAGCTGGAGTGCGATGATAACATTTGCATGAAACAAATTAAGCCCGGCGAAGTAGTAAAGATCCTGACCCAAATGTTATTGACCCCTAAGTTTAATTAA
- a CDS encoding PQQ-dependent sugar dehydrogenase: MQIAHPVNKNVAILNRVFTLASVPDAASIKINFQDGSTQVPSGWFADIGEPFSSHAGSYQGAELMYGWKSKETGKPMSLEGNGRARPEPEDVLLSTFIHMQANDISSLRYGRFNGVKAEGYWELKVLNGVYKVMVAVGDGAVNKADEVDCINIEGVRAISDFTPMGKLRSPGRFKSSEVTVNVNDGYLTVDAGGGINTKICYIQIEPVNLLPYVYMVPEKQSLLFKKNGVNSSSFSIGMHNSENIKTKYTLTAVYTGSAKNWMSFTPAGVGGDSVYTLDYSEAKKLDEGIYYADITASSPGFTAFTVNVQLRIVNDGKPYIISSNLINGSCAASIINIAANNIFVPAVPGMKGGTNNTTITGKTVRLFKVTYNREENVPGVVQGTGGGDAISFSPARPLEANSNYKFIVTGGVKSYSGASFFPYECSFSTGGAAIDSGNIINASFTKIAMPGTQNKKYTSLLFGPDAKLYALKINGEIERFNVDHTSGMLSGLKIINTLIKKRGESTAIGLTFDKASTAQNLVAWVSYSSSGLSEAPMFDGKISRLSGPELENEEQVIINLPRSTRDHMVNSLVFGPDGALYISQGSNSSAGNFDKGWQREETLLAGAILRLDVAKLTNIKLPLDVKTTSKQRLINTAPATILTMADGSYNPYSVNSPLTIYASGIRNGYDMVWHSNGQLYVPANGSGGGGNSPASVNGTRRPDGTFYNGPTVVSTQNVPVQRDWLFRINPARNVGYYGHPNPLRGEYVINRGYTDNPMYSQSVKTDINYRKPAFDFGFNKSPNGVIEYKSNTFNGALKGKLLVCRFSGGGDIMVLEPGALSKVPLHDLNKDQIYDIVKSAGGSGNYGLHGMAGFANPLDLVEDITNGNIYLSEFNWNDNPNLISQITLLKVVQKSGDSPKNTSATISKR; this comes from the coding sequence GTGCAGATAGCGCATCCTGTTAATAAAAATGTTGCTATTCTTAACCGGGTTTTTACTTTAGCATCGGTTCCAGATGCGGCATCAATTAAAATAAACTTTCAGGATGGTAGTACCCAGGTACCTTCGGGATGGTTTGCGGATATTGGCGAACCCTTTTCCAGCCATGCGGGCTCGTACCAGGGAGCGGAATTGATGTACGGCTGGAAAAGTAAAGAAACCGGAAAACCGATGAGCCTGGAAGGAAATGGCCGTGCGCGGCCCGAACCGGAAGATGTTTTGCTGTCCACATTTATTCATATGCAGGCCAACGATATAAGCAGTTTGCGATACGGCAGGTTTAACGGGGTAAAAGCCGAAGGCTACTGGGAATTAAAAGTGTTAAATGGCGTATACAAAGTAATGGTTGCAGTTGGCGATGGCGCTGTTAACAAAGCCGACGAAGTTGATTGTATTAACATTGAAGGGGTACGGGCAATTTCAGATTTTACGCCGATGGGTAAACTGCGAAGCCCCGGCCGGTTCAAATCATCCGAAGTAACGGTTAATGTTAATGATGGCTATTTAACTGTTGATGCCGGCGGAGGAATAAATACTAAAATATGCTATATTCAGATTGAACCCGTTAACCTGTTACCATATGTATATATGGTGCCTGAAAAACAGAGTTTGCTTTTTAAGAAAAATGGTGTTAACAGCAGCAGCTTTTCTATAGGTATGCATAATTCGGAAAATATCAAAACAAAATATACACTAACGGCGGTGTACACCGGCTCTGCCAAAAATTGGATGTCATTTACGCCGGCTGGTGTCGGTGGCGATTCCGTTTATACTTTAGATTATTCCGAAGCAAAAAAGTTGGATGAGGGCATTTACTATGCGGACATCACCGCGTCCTCGCCTGGATTTACGGCTTTCACTGTCAACGTACAACTAAGGATTGTGAATGATGGTAAGCCCTATATTATCTCATCAAATCTCATAAATGGCAGTTGCGCGGCAAGCATTATAAATATTGCTGCAAATAATATTTTCGTACCGGCAGTACCTGGGATGAAGGGGGGTACAAACAACACCACAATTACCGGTAAAACGGTCAGGCTTTTTAAGGTTACCTATAACCGGGAAGAAAATGTACCCGGAGTGGTACAGGGTACCGGCGGCGGCGATGCTATCAGTTTTTCGCCGGCCAGGCCATTAGAAGCCAACTCCAATTATAAATTTATAGTAACAGGCGGCGTAAAATCATATTCGGGGGCATCATTTTTTCCTTATGAATGCTCTTTTTCAACCGGAGGTGCCGCTATTGATTCGGGCAATATAATAAACGCGTCATTTACTAAAATAGCGATGCCCGGCACTCAAAATAAAAAGTATACCTCATTGTTATTTGGCCCGGATGCAAAGCTTTACGCGCTTAAAATTAATGGGGAGATAGAGCGTTTTAACGTTGACCACACCAGTGGTATGTTGAGCGGGTTAAAGATTATCAATACGCTTATTAAAAAACGGGGCGAATCAACTGCGATAGGTTTAACTTTCGATAAAGCATCAACAGCTCAAAACCTGGTGGCGTGGGTATCATACTCATCTTCCGGGTTGAGTGAAGCGCCGATGTTTGATGGTAAAATTTCGAGGTTAAGCGGCCCTGAGCTTGAAAATGAAGAACAGGTAATAATCAACCTGCCCCGTTCCACCCGCGATCATATGGTAAATAGCTTAGTCTTCGGGCCGGATGGCGCCTTGTACATTTCGCAGGGAAGCAATAGCTCTGCAGGTAACTTTGATAAGGGATGGCAACGGGAAGAGACACTACTGGCAGGTGCCATCCTTAGGCTGGATGTTGCAAAATTGACTAATATTAAGCTGCCTCTTGATGTGAAAACCACCAGCAAACAAAGGCTAATCAACACAGCCCCTGCAACCATACTTACCATGGCCGACGGATCATACAATCCGTACAGCGTTAATTCGCCTTTAACTATATATGCCTCTGGCATTCGTAATGGATATGATATGGTTTGGCATAGTAACGGTCAGTTATACGTACCTGCCAACGGATCGGGCGGGGGAGGGAACTCACCCGCTTCAGTAAACGGAACCCGACGGCCTGATGGCACTTTTTATAACGGACCAACCGTGGTATCCACTCAAAATGTTCCCGTACAGCGCGATTGGTTATTCAGGATAAACCCGGCCCGGAACGTGGGCTACTACGGGCATCCAAATCCTTTACGGGGCGAGTATGTTATTAACAGGGGCTATACGGATAACCCGATGTATAGCCAATCTGTTAAAACAGATATCAATTACCGGAAGCCGGCCTTCGATTTCGGCTTTAACAAGTCGCCAAATGGCGTTATTGAATATAAGAGTAACACATTTAACGGCGCTTTAAAGGGGAAGCTATTGGTATGCAGATTTAGCGGGGGAGGCGATATTATGGTTTTAGAACCTGGTGCTTTATCAAAAGTACCTTTGCATGATCTTAATAAAGATCAAATCTACGATATTGTGAAGTCGGCGGGCGGCTCGGGTAACTACGGCCTGCACGGGATGGCAGGTTTTGCCAATCCGCTTGATCTTGTTGAAGATATTACTAACGGAAATATTTATTTAAGTGAATTTAATTGGAATGATAACCCCAATTTAATATCACAAATCACTTTATTAAAAGTAGTTCAAAAGTCTGGCGATAGCCCTAAAAATACATCAGCAACGATATCGAAGAGGTAG
- a CDS encoding response regulator transcription factor, with amino-acid sequence MIKILIADDHHVVRRGLRQLLEQEKDFLIVGESKNGRDVLNLLDAGLEADVLLTDLNMPVMRGLEMAKVINEKYPLVQMIFLTMHEEESYIQQAFQAGIKSYIFKTADAEELIFAVRQAARQLPYLCSGHAQKIIGRIMSPGNLTAGNIGNIEFSEREMEVLQLMAAGYTSEEVASRLFTSKRTVEGHRQSLIDKTGSPKLFGPYCICCAPWAATELLIFFLMCNLLINQYKIVSICFVRTAGPL; translated from the coding sequence ATGATAAAAATCCTTATCGCTGATGATCATCATGTAGTTCGGCGCGGCCTCCGGCAACTGCTGGAGCAAGAGAAGGATTTTTTAATTGTTGGCGAAAGTAAAAACGGAAGGGACGTATTAAACCTTCTGGATGCGGGGCTGGAGGCAGATGTGTTGCTTACGGATTTAAATATGCCCGTAATGCGGGGATTGGAAATGGCGAAAGTTATTAACGAAAAATATCCCCTGGTGCAGATGATTTTTTTAACTATGCACGAAGAGGAAAGCTATATACAACAAGCCTTCCAGGCGGGCATTAAAAGTTATATTTTTAAAACTGCCGACGCGGAAGAACTCATTTTCGCGGTAAGGCAAGCGGCCCGGCAATTGCCGTATTTATGTTCAGGCCATGCTCAAAAAATTATCGGACGCATCATGTCACCTGGCAATCTGACTGCAGGGAATATTGGTAATATCGAGTTTTCTGAACGCGAGATGGAGGTATTACAACTTATGGCGGCCGGTTACACCAGCGAAGAAGTGGCAAGCCGTCTGTTTACCAGTAAACGAACGGTAGAAGGCCACCGCCAATCGCTGATCGACAAGACCGGCAGCCCAAAACTCTTTGGCCCTTATTGTATTTGCTGTGCGCCATGGGCTGCTACCGAATTATTAATTTTTTTTTTGATGTGCAATCTGCTAATCAATCAATATAAAATAGTGAGCATTTGCTTTGTCCGAACAGCCGGGCCACTATAG